The Sporocytophaga myxococcoides genome contains the following window.
AAGCATATTACTGGCCGATATCTGCTCTGGCGCCAAATGCATCGGCTACAATTAGTTTTACGGTTAAAAATGTTGGCTTTGCAACTTCGTGCGAAGTAACAAGAGTACCTATCTATGCCTCAACTGTCATGTTGAATACCATAACATGTTCAGGACAACCCCAGTGTACAGATATCGAAGCAACAACAGCGTCAGATGTTTATATCCTTCCTATACCTATTAATGTCATTAACTGTGACTGCATTACGTCTTTTGCTCCATTTGAAGGAGATAAGTATACATTGAGTGCTTGGGTTAAGCAGGGTAATTCGGAGGGACTGACCAAATATGAAGATGGAGGCATTATACTTTATTTTGAGGGCTCAATGGTAACTATGGGCCCGATCTATCCTTCAGGAGAAATCATAGATGGGTGGCAGAAAATTGAATATGATTTTACTATTCCGGTAAATTCTACAAACATTGAAGTGCAACTGGCAAATAAAAGCAGATCCGCGAAAGCATATTTTGATGATATTAGAATCCATCCGTTCAATTCTAATATGAAGTCTTATGTCTATGATCCTGTAAGCCTCAGATTGTGGGCTGAAATGGATGAGAACAATTATGCTACTTTCTATGAATATGATGAAGAGGGGGCTTTGATCAGGGTTAAAAAGGAAACTGAACGGGGAGTAAAAACAATACAGGAATCAAGAAACAACACAGTTAAAAGACCTTAATATACTTAGTTATGAAAAGATGCGTATCGGTTATTCTATTGATGCTGATGATTTATACTACTCAGGCTCAGACCTGGGGGTGGAACAGGCATATTATAAGTCCATATTCTTTTTTTGCCGATGATATCAAGGTAAGCCATGATAAAAATATTTATCTGAGCGGATCTATGGGAGGGGATATTCAAATAGGTTTTTATCCTGACTACATACGTGATCATTCTTATCCCAATCATGATGTGGATGCCTATGTATTAAAAATGGATACATTGGGAAACGTAATCTGGAAGAATAAATTTGGAGGAGTATATAGTAACATCATTGGTATGGATACTGATGCAGATAATAATGTTTTAGTTTTGACAGATTTATTAATTCCCATTGCTTATAAAGAATCTGACACAATATGGTATTCTGCTGATAATTATGATCTGAAAAAAAGGCTTTCGGCATCTATCATTGTCAAATACAATACAGAAGGGGACTATGTATGGTCAAAGTTGCTTGAAGCGGATGCGTACTATAGTTCGCGAACCAGAGCATTGAAGTGCGATAAAGATGGTAATATTTATGTTGGTGGTTGCTTTGGAAAAGCTATGTATTTGGAAGATACTACTGTTTTTGACGAATTTAATGACTATTCTGAAAATATCGGCTATAATAATGGATTTATAATTAAGTATGATAAGGCAGGGAACAGAAAGTTTTTTAAGCGTCTTCAGAATGGACCCAGAAGTTCTGTTCTGACATATAAAATACATACTGACTTTGACGGAAACTGGTATTGGGTAGGGTCAGTACGTGGAGGAGTAAAGTTTGATGATAATCACGAATATCAAGGTGATTTTAGAAATTATGTTGTAAAATTTAATCCTGAAGGAAAGGTTATTTGGGTTTATGTTATACCGGGTGATGGCATTCCGACATTCCCACGAGCAATTGAGACTGATCATCAGAATAATGTTTATATAGGTGGATCGTTTAAAGGCAGTTTGGATATTGATGGAATGATAAGAACGAGCAAGCCAAGTTTGTTGGACACAGATTGTTTTATTTTGAAGCTTAATAAAGCTGGTCAATTTACCTGGTTTAAACAATTTGGTTCTGGCCTAGAGCCTGCCCCAGGAAAAGGGGCTGATCCGGAGCAGGTCTCCGATTTGTATATTAATTCGAAAGGCTTTATTTATGTTACAGGTGGTCTGGGTAGGGGGGCTAAGATGGATGATATAGATGTAATTATTAAAGATGCTGACAGAACAAATATTTTTTTAGCTAAAATGGATACTTCAGGAACTACACAATGGGTAAAGAACTACGGAAATTACTATAACAATCAGAATGGATATGTAGACGGTTGGGGAGATAAAGTAGTTTCTGCTGCTTTTATCGATATGGAGGGAGGTATTGTAGAATATGAAGACGGAATCATTATTATTCCTGATATAGATGAAGCTCGCTATTCCAGCGGCTATTACAGACTGCTGAATGATTGCAACGCTACAGTCAAATTCGACAATGGTACACTCAGTGCCAGCGCAGGTGAATCCTATAAATGGTTTTTTAACGGAACTGAGATCAGCAATGCAACTGAACAGACATATGTTCCTGACGTAATAGGTGATTATAAGGTTGAAGTTACTTTTTCCGAAGCATGCAAAAGCTTGTCATTTCCTGTAACTGTTTCGGTTACTTCCGTAAAGGGCCAAAGCAGATTTTCTGCTGTAAGTCTTTATCCTAATCCAGCCAATAATGAAGTTTATGTTGAAGGATTTAGCGAATTCTCTTCAGACATTTCTGAGTGCAGGATATACAATAGCACCGGAACTCTTATGAAAGAATCAAAGCTTGAAACAGCAGGAGGGAATTATAAAGGAAAGATCAATGTCTCTGATCTTCAGAGTGGTCTTTACATGCTTGAAATTCTTACGGAAGAAGGTAGTATCAACAAAAAGTTTGTTAAGAACTAATAATGAAAAGGTATTATTTATTTTTTCTGATGATGGTCTTCATTACCCTGAGGGCAATGGCTCAGTCTGCGAGAGAAGACCTGGACAGAGTAAATCAGACATACAAGACACTGTCTTCTTATTCAGCAGATCTGGAATATGTAGCCTATCAGAGTTACACAAGTAAGGTACCTGTGCAGACAGAAAAGGGTGAAGTCAAAATGAAGGGCAACAGTTTTTATCATAAGATCGGAAGCATGGAGGTGATCAGAAATAAGGAGTATGTGCTGACTGTTGATCATGATGACAAGTCTGTTACCAAGCTGGATGCTGTGAAGGAAAGCAGCGGAACACCCTTTATGAATATTGATCTTGAAAAAGTTTTTAAGCTTTGTACGTCTGCGGATTATTATGAACCGGCAAAGGGCAGTGCAGGATACTCACTTGTATTTCCTTCTACTGAATACAGCAGTGTAAAAATAGAGTATAACAGGAAGACAAATCTGATAGAGAAAATGATCCTGTTCTACCTGAGTCCCTCAGACCTTTCCGGGAAAGGCGAAGAAAATGCTGAAAAGCCAAGAATGGAGATCAGTTTTAAAAACGCTCTTTTAAATAAAGATATACCTTCTTCCTTCTTCACATATGAAAAGTTTATCATCTCATTGGGAAATAACAAATACATGTGTACAAAGGACTATAAAAACTATTCTTTTAACAATCAAACAAGTACCAACCCATATTGATAGTGTATGAAATCAATTCAGGTAATTTTTAAGCTTCTTATTTTTTTACAATGCTTGCTGTTCGCAACCCATGAGATTAAAGCGGCAGAAGAGATTGTAAATGTCCGGGCGTCCGGTAGCCAGGTAAAGCAGGGTTTGTACCTCGATGTAAGAGATAATAAGTACAATTTCATGAAGAGTAACCCTACAGGAAGCAATTCATGGAAAAATTCATTTGATAACTACAGCTTCCTTAACAGGGTCATTCTTAGCATTGACCAGACCAGCAAGGTCTATCAGAGTGCTAACTATTCTGTTGATGTTGAGCTGTCTGTTACCTACTATCAGTGGGACAATACACTTAATGGTTTTAAGGCGACAGCAGTAAGCCCGAATCCTGTCCTGACAGTGGATTACAATAACAATGCACCTTATCAGGACAAGAATATTTATCAGATTGCAGGAGGGAACAGAATGGAGGTCACTGTAGTCAGGATTACTCCATCCGTATCAAATGTCACGATGAACCTTGCCATTGACGCCGAAGTACAGGTAAAAAGATTCTATACTTTTAACAGAACCCAGATCCCATCGGCAGATCACAATTCCATGGTGAGCAGCAGGGGCGAGCTTGAAGTGTACTGGGATTTTGTTCAGGGAGCGGAAGAGTATGAGCTTGAATGGGCGCACATAAATGATTATGATGCAAACACCAATCTTGCAACAGATCCCTCAGGCATTAAAGTAGATGCATCTACTTTCAAATTCAACAGTACAAGAATTAACACTTTTAATAACTTTTACAGAATTCCTCTGATATATGAAAGAGGTTATCTGATTTACAGAGTGAGAGGTGTGAGCAGGAGTAAGGCAGATAACTATAATAAAAATATATATGGCAACTGGTCTGATCAGGCCGGAGCTTATACTACACTTGCACAGTTTCCGGATAAGTTTCCTCTGACGGGACATGAGCAGAATCTGAACTGGCAGAATAGCGTGAGCTTTGCTGAAGAGGGGAAAAATAAAGTTGCTGTGACTTATTTTGACGGAAGCCTCAGGAGTCGTCAGGTGGTCAGTAAAATTAATTCGGAAGACAAGACCATAATAGGGGAAACTATCTATGACCATGAAGGTAAAGGAGCGGTTCAAGTACTGCCTGTGCCGACTGCGGATTCCAAAATCGGTTTTAAACCTGCATTTAACCAGAATAATCAGGGGACTGCTTATAATAAGGACAATTTTGATAATGCCACTGGTAACTGCAAGCCAACAGCAGAAAGTATGAACACTGGGAGTGGAGCTTCAAACTACTATAGCCCTCAAAATCCGGATAAGTCTCTTGATATCAATCAATATATTCCTGATGCCGAAGGTTATCCTTTTACCCATACGGAATTTACTCCGGATAACACAGGAAGGATAAAAAGACAGAGTGGTGTTGGTACCAACCATAAGCTGGGAAGTAACCATGAAACAAAATATTTCTACGGAAAACCTACACTTCAGGAAGAACTTGACAGATTGTTCGGTACAGAAGTAGGTCCGATGGAAAGATATAAAAAGAACATGGTGGTGGATGCCAATGGACAGGTTTCTGTTTCTTATCTTGATCCTCAGGGAAGGGTAATTGCAACAGCTCTGGCAGGACAAGCGCCTTCAAATCTTGACTCTCTTAAAAATGATAATGCGCAGAGTACTGACGAAACAATTAATGTAATACAGGGGGACCTTCTTAATAAGACATTACCATCTGATAAAGACGGAAATCTTCAGCGTATTTCTGGAAGATCAAAAATATATGAAAGTCAGCTACTCGTTTCAACAAAAGGAACAAGGGAGTTCAATTATACCCTCACTGGAGAGAAATATCTTGAGCAGTGTGTGAATGGATCTGTAACAACTGATATGTGCTACAATTGCGTGCTGGATCTTGAGATCATGCTTACCAATGAATGCGGTCAGCAATTTCTTGTCGGGTTAAGCGCAGCTCCGAATTCAACATCTACGGTAATCGGTCAAGGTATCATTGATGCCATACGTGCAGGCAATTATACACCTTTGTGTACAAATCCTCCGTCATTTACTGCTCCTGCAGGATGGGCTAAAACAAAAGTGCCGCTTGAAGTTGGTAATTATACAATTTCAAAGGTACTTACAGTGAACAGAGAGGCTCTTGATTTTTATACAGACAATTATCTGAAATCAAATGCGTGTCTTCTGACCGTCGATGATTTTATCGCATCCGAGATCAGCAAGGTGGATACAGCTTCATGTCACATGACTTGTGATCAGTGTCTGACTAAACTGGGAAACTATTCTCAATATGATATCAATGTCAATGCAGCCTGTGACCCTTGTTTAACTGAAGAGGAATATAGTCAACTATATGCTGAGTGTCAGGAATTCTGCGATAATGATCCGATCAATTGTGAAGAAGCCTACCAGAATATGCTTATGGACATGGGCCCTATGGGCCAGTATGGTGAGCTTATAACAGCTGAAGGCGTTTTTGATCCTGAACTATTTCCTTTATCCGTATTTAATAAGAATAATAAGCTTCCTATAAAATCTTTTAACATGGGTGGTCATGACTGGAGGCAGCCATATTACAAAGATCAGGCTGGTGTTATAAGACAGGGATATGTAGATGAAACAGATTTACCGTCATACGTTCAGATAACGCTTAATGAAGCGGGGGAATACGAGCCGAGAATTCTTGAAGGATCAACTGTAGTAACAATTGATGGATTTGAATATGTAAGACCTGAAGCACTTCACGATGTTCATGATTTTTTCCTGAACTGGAAAGATTCATGGGCAAAGTCTCTGGTACTCTATCATCCGGAGTATGAAAGCTATAATTTCTGTATTTCCAATAATGCGAGTCATTCGTTTGATATGAGCTTGCTTAATGCTGACCTGCTCGCTCAGGCACCTTCCGGATATCTTAATCCCCTAGGTGCGAATGCTGCTCAGTCTATAGATCCTTATTTCTCAAGTAATCTCGCAATCAATCCATTGTTTGACCAGGCTGAATACAATGCCATGAAAAGAAGTATGGCTGCCTATATGGGATCATATTCTCTAGATAAAGTTGCTTACGGAATTGTCAAATGTCCAGCCTACAATAACACCGGATCTGGAGGTTGTGCAACCAATTGTCTTAACGGAACCATAACCTTTGATGATAAAGTATGGCAGCAGTACAGAGGGATGTATTTGTCTCTCAAACAGAAATTCATGGAGCAGAAGGCAACGAAATATGCGATCAATCATCAATCCTACAACGGATGTGTTGGTGATAAGAAATTCAGTTATTTTAAAAACGGGTTCTTTACTTACGATAATCCGACATATACACCTTATGGAAATTACAGATGGTGGCCTACTCAGTTCTGGAATTATCGCCAGCCATGCAGCATATTCTCTTTCAGATTATATAAAGACAAGGTCAAAAGATTCCCTATGAACAATGATATGGTTGAAAGTGAATCAATGGATGCCTATACCTGCTACGATGAAGAAAGTGAAGGTCAGTTTCAGAAGGTTAATTGTCCTGAGCAGAATACTCTTGTAATTAACGAAATGAAAGCAAAAGCCCAGTTCTCTTATTTTGAGACCTGTGGACAATGCCCCGTTGTCAAAGACTTTGAAAGCTTGCTGAATGCCCTGGCAACTCACCCTGTTAAACGTCTTAATAATGATTTTCAGCTGAGCTGCTATCCAACAGGAGAAATCCAGGAATATACCCCTGATTTTGAAGCTGCCATTGGATTTTCCGGAATGGGAGGCGAAACCTTCTGGCAGATTGATGCGCCCAATACAACAAGTACAGTGCTCGCTGTAAAATTAAACAGGAGAAATGG
Protein-coding sequences here:
- a CDS encoding T9SS type A sorting domain-containing protein, which translates into the protein MKRCVSVILLMLMIYTTQAQTWGWNRHIISPYSFFADDIKVSHDKNIYLSGSMGGDIQIGFYPDYIRDHSYPNHDVDAYVLKMDTLGNVIWKNKFGGVYSNIIGMDTDADNNVLVLTDLLIPIAYKESDTIWYSADNYDLKKRLSASIIVKYNTEGDYVWSKLLEADAYYSSRTRALKCDKDGNIYVGGCFGKAMYLEDTTVFDEFNDYSENIGYNNGFIIKYDKAGNRKFFKRLQNGPRSSVLTYKIHTDFDGNWYWVGSVRGGVKFDDNHEYQGDFRNYVVKFNPEGKVIWVYVIPGDGIPTFPRAIETDHQNNVYIGGSFKGSLDIDGMIRTSKPSLLDTDCFILKLNKAGQFTWFKQFGSGLEPAPGKGADPEQVSDLYINSKGFIYVTGGLGRGAKMDDIDVIIKDADRTNIFLAKMDTSGTTQWVKNYGNYYNNQNGYVDGWGDKVVSAAFIDMEGGIVEYEDGIIIIPDIDEARYSSGYYRLLNDCNATVKFDNGTLSASAGESYKWFFNGTEISNATEQTYVPDVIGDYKVEVTFSEACKSLSFPVTVSVTSVKGQSRFSAVSLYPNPANNEVYVEGFSEFSSDISECRIYNSTGTLMKESKLETAGGNYKGKINVSDLQSGLYMLEILTEEGSINKKFVKN
- a CDS encoding LolA family protein encodes the protein MKRYYLFFLMMVFITLRAMAQSAREDLDRVNQTYKTLSSYSADLEYVAYQSYTSKVPVQTEKGEVKMKGNSFYHKIGSMEVIRNKEYVLTVDHDDKSVTKLDAVKESSGTPFMNIDLEKVFKLCTSADYYEPAKGSAGYSLVFPSTEYSSVKIEYNRKTNLIEKMILFYLSPSDLSGKGEENAEKPRMEISFKNALLNKDIPSSFFTYEKFIISLGNNKYMCTKDYKNYSFNNQTSTNPY
- a CDS encoding DUF6443 domain-containing protein, giving the protein MKSIQVIFKLLIFLQCLLFATHEIKAAEEIVNVRASGSQVKQGLYLDVRDNKYNFMKSNPTGSNSWKNSFDNYSFLNRVILSIDQTSKVYQSANYSVDVELSVTYYQWDNTLNGFKATAVSPNPVLTVDYNNNAPYQDKNIYQIAGGNRMEVTVVRITPSVSNVTMNLAIDAEVQVKRFYTFNRTQIPSADHNSMVSSRGELEVYWDFVQGAEEYELEWAHINDYDANTNLATDPSGIKVDASTFKFNSTRINTFNNFYRIPLIYERGYLIYRVRGVSRSKADNYNKNIYGNWSDQAGAYTTLAQFPDKFPLTGHEQNLNWQNSVSFAEEGKNKVAVTYFDGSLRSRQVVSKINSEDKTIIGETIYDHEGKGAVQVLPVPTADSKIGFKPAFNQNNQGTAYNKDNFDNATGNCKPTAESMNTGSGASNYYSPQNPDKSLDINQYIPDAEGYPFTHTEFTPDNTGRIKRQSGVGTNHKLGSNHETKYFYGKPTLQEELDRLFGTEVGPMERYKKNMVVDANGQVSVSYLDPQGRVIATALAGQAPSNLDSLKNDNAQSTDETINVIQGDLLNKTLPSDKDGNLQRISGRSKIYESQLLVSTKGTREFNYTLTGEKYLEQCVNGSVTTDMCYNCVLDLEIMLTNECGQQFLVGLSAAPNSTSTVIGQGIIDAIRAGNYTPLCTNPPSFTAPAGWAKTKVPLEVGNYTISKVLTVNREALDFYTDNYLKSNACLLTVDDFIASEISKVDTASCHMTCDQCLTKLGNYSQYDINVNAACDPCLTEEEYSQLYAECQEFCDNDPINCEEAYQNMLMDMGPMGQYGELITAEGVFDPELFPLSVFNKNNKLPIKSFNMGGHDWRQPYYKDQAGVIRQGYVDETDLPSYVQITLNEAGEYEPRILEGSTVVTIDGFEYVRPEALHDVHDFFLNWKDSWAKSLVLYHPEYESYNFCISNNASHSFDMSLLNADLLAQAPSGYLNPLGANAAQSIDPYFSSNLAINPLFDQAEYNAMKRSMAAYMGSYSLDKVAYGIVKCPAYNNTGSGGCATNCLNGTITFDDKVWQQYRGMYLSLKQKFMEQKATKYAINHQSYNGCVGDKKFSYFKNGFFTYDNPTYTPYGNYRWWPTQFWNYRQPCSIFSFRLYKDKVKRFPMNNDMVESESMDAYTCYDEESEGQFQKVNCPEQNTLVINEMKAKAQFSYFETCGQCPVVKDFESLLNALATHPVKRLNNDFQLSCYPTGEIQEYTPDFEAAIGFSGMGGETFWQIDAPNTTSTVLAVKLNRRNGATTSVLKNCNLQLTMQSSYLVKDISTGQMVSKSFAWSDVKGICCLSYDPLDNLHPGKAFEAYAKVQVTYNDQTKADIKIPIKGFTGCLDMNPATCPKPLVCTTTDGAIDIMNMFNMLIYSYPGGMGPDGISHQSKANQFVAQTVLNPAEQPYDESFINSLKQNTGLTGTQLRWKGSVALGTFAGILEGINGSAVTGTRLFEIYTPLNMPAGAGFNDIVSFHSIRADKSSNDPEHNFKLIGLVKYTVGGVQKKTYVEFSGYSPHMNIADCKSPVFNGSN